CCTTCAAGACCAAGTAGCTTGCCGGGAAAGGTATAGTTTTCATAGGTATCACGAAATCTTTTCGCAAGAAACTGCAACTGGAGTACCTCGACTCTTTTTTCCATTGCAAACTTAATCCACTTATCAATGGATCTCCTAAATCTCTTATCTAGAAAAAAGCAAGCCCTGAATCGTTCAAGGTTTTCCTCTATGATGTTTCAACACACCATCCACCCAATCCACGTAGTTATGGCTCCTCCGATACCTTAGCTTCTCCATTAGCGACTTGAAGCGTCGAAAAGCATCACCAGCAAAAAAGTCAGTACGTTCAAGGTTAAGAGTCATGGTGTACTCCCACACATTCTGCCATCGTCTCGAAAGAATACTAGTAGCTGCTGCTTCCTTTATCTCCAAGAAAGACACGATACTAACAAGAATGTCATCCGGCAATGCACTGATTCGATCCACCAAGTTGTACTTGCCTCTAGCTTTCCTTCTCTTGCCCATCTTTTTCTGGTTGCTATAATAAATGgtctaaccagaaaagagaaaCGAAGAAAAAATAAGAATCAATTCGAGAGTACCGATTTGATTCATGACTCCACTAAAAAGTTCAATGTGATTCAATATTCCGGACCTCATAAATCATGATCAAGAAAACATAACAAAGATaataaaaccaaaccaaaactcAGCTCAAAAGGgcttttaattttgtattaactAAACTGTTTGACCAAACCAAGTTAGACAGATttctacccaaaaaaaaaaaatgggataGCTgcgaaagaaaatagaaaacagCCAGATGTTTTACCTTGTCTTCGGCAGATTGAGAGGTTGGGGCTACTGTAATTATTAATCTAGGGTTGATTGGgattggatttggatttagggaCTTAGGAGGAGGGTCTCCCCGAGTTATTTATTAAATACATTATCGCAAAACGATCAACCCTCTTAAACTCTTTGCGCTAGTAGAGTTCGACTCCTAGGACAATTGAGATGTAAAAACCAGACATCAGCCCATCGAATATCAATTGCCTTTGCGAGCCTTGACCGACATTTGCACGAATGAGGTGACTAGGGCAGGCCACGGTGAGAGAGCAAACCGAAAATAAATTTCAAAACAGACCGAGCCGGTATTGGCATTAGTATGGTTTTGAAGTTGTTTTCAGCTTTCATATTTCAGgctaaaattattattttcaaagCCTGCGTGTAATTAGGCTAATTGGCGCAAAACCGCAAACCATCTCCTCAACtatttttttcccattttcATTGAAAAGGCATTACAAAATATTCAAAAGACCATTTAGAATGGGTAATACGAGAACGTTACAATTTTGGCTGCTgcagaaaataagaaaaagaaatcccCTACCCAGTAAACCCAGAACTCACCGGTTTAAAAACATAAtgttacaaaaacaaaaaccctggTAAATGACGCATAATTGCCAAATCAAAGCATAGAAGCAGATGAACCATTGCATTAACACTACAATAATGTTACAAGGGCAGTTGGTGGTTAACGCCAAAGATACAATCAGTATGGAACTCTAACATACAACAGCTAGAGTTTTCCACTCCATCTTTTGGCAAACGTAATGGGCATTAATTTTATCTCCATTATTTAAAGCACGTACAAATCATGAGATCTTAAAGCGGGGAGGGATGCTTCTTTAAACTGGAAACATGAAAAGAGCACCATTTCATAGTTTAAGAATTTCCTAGAGCATAGAAGTGACCTTCCTAATTTGTCTCTCCTATTTTATCTACAATCCCGTCTAATGTCCTCTCTATCTATCATAAGGGAAATCCAAATCATTCTCAGCAACTTTAAAATGCTGGGGACGCTGGCCTGAGCAATGCAGATTCCACATTTTGAAATAAGCCCTTTCCAGATTCCTCACCTGCAGCAAGTTGTTTCAAAAGCTTATTCAGCACTTTGTTCTCTGTATAGCTCGGGAATACTTATTTTTTACTAGCGAAGTTACTGCTTCCATAAATAACACTATGAAGACAGAATTTTACAGATACAGTTTCTACAAGACTGGAAGTTAGAATTCAGACTCACCCAGCGTGTTGTGTCAAACAGAGGGCAAGTCATTCGGACTGCCTTGAGTTTGTTGGTAAGCGCCTGGAGCTTTGAGGGATTCAATGCCAAAGATACTGCCTTCTCTTCATACTCTTTCATACTGCAGGAGCAACACGGGAAAATTAGAATACTAGATTTACATTTAACCCAACCTCTCAAAAGCAACCTGGAAGTAAACAGCTCACAGACTAACAAGGCTAACAAGGGTACTTCTACAACAATTATCGAACGTCTAGACTGAATTTTTGTCCCCCTACTCTGCTACCAGTGAACTACTCACACATGCTATAGAACTCCACTAGCAGCTTAACATACAGAGACCTAAATTTATTTtgccattaaaaaaaaaaaaaaactcggttGCCTGATGACTTCCCATAAAAAGGAGCTTGCGAACCAAATGACATCTAACCAGAATcaacattttgtttttaatgacAACTAGTACAATAAATTTTCCAAGTTAATGACAACTGTTGCTCCATTACCCAAAAGCACAGAAAGCTTCTGTAATTGGACAATTAGGAAACACTACTGAAACTTTACGCAGACCAAGAAGTATGTTCCAACTTCCATCAGATATGTTTAGGGACTAAGAATCATGTTAAACTCTGATTGTTTGACATAAATACTAATGAGACCTACCTGCTAACTATCATCTCCTCCCCCAGTCCAGTGGCGAGACACAAAGATCCAGCAACCCTGGTGGCCATCTTCTCAAGGGGAAGGGTCACCATTGGTAAACCGGCCCATAGAACATCTGTGCCGGTTGTATGTGCATTGCATAAAGGCCTATAATGAAAACACACAGCAATCAATATTCCAGGCTACTGTGTGGAAAAAACAAAGGAGAAACACTTGAGAGTTTAAATGAATCAAGGGAAAAGAAGATTACGTGTCAAGGAACAAATCTGCTAAAGCACTGCGCCTGATATGTTCACCTTTCATAGCAACATCTGTAAAAATAATCTGGTCTGCTTGCACTCCTTGAGCAGCAGCATCTGAATAATGTCCAATAatgaacaaaaataacaaaaaagaaTGTTGATAGATGGATTTTATTTTAGTCACAAAAGCAAAAGGATTGcattattaatttctttaaGTAGATATTCACAGTTTGATTTAAGGCTGACAGACGGTAAATCATAGCATACATGTACGGAGTCTCATTTCGCCTGCAGCTGGGAATCTGAGGAGCCAGAGTGCACTGTTGGGTACACGTTTAAGAATATTGCACCTAGAACAGAGAGTAACACTAGTGAGATGCGAAAATTTTGCAAATGCACCTCtatgttttaatttcttctaaGCAACGCAGTTCAGAAAATGAATTAAGGACCATCATGTTCTTACCAAGTATTAAATATTTCAGGATCCATTTTGTACAACTGATTGAAGGTTGCAAATATAAATTTATCCTCTGGGAGACCATAATCTGATCTTTTGTGCCGACAATTTGGATCCAATACATCCagatttttctgaaaacaaaaaacaaataattcAGGTGTCATGCAGCTATGCTCAACTTGCACAACAAAAAGATTAAATATACTTCTGGGAAAAGTACCAACCTGCTTATAGTCATTCACAAAGTAGCAATGTGGAAGATGAACAAGCTTCTCAGAGTAAATATGTGAGAAGCGCAAAGGGGAGACAAACTGAAAGCAATGACAGCATATCAGCCAATTACAACGAACAGAAAATCAAGCTATATGACAAAAGTGGCTCAACCCCTACCTCATCAGTGACCAAGTAATCAATGTAATTTGCCCCAGTGGTCCCAGGGAACCCCATGTATGAAACCTGAACAGGTGCAGGCTGCATAGCAAATATTTCATTTCTCGCCCCCTGCATGATTCAAGTGCCATGAAGTTATTCAAACATGTAACAATTGATGTAGATTGTGCATGAAACATTGCTACATTTTCAATGTGCTCATATTGCACAATAATGAGCCACAACAACAAAGAGGTATAAGAGCTGGAAACATCAGCAGAAGTATACCTTTGTATAACCATTAAGATTAATTAAAATCTGGATGTTGTCCTCATTAATCATTTTGGCAATCATATCTGATGTCATAGATGAGACATCAACAAAGTGCTCTGCTTCAGACTGGGTACGCTGTCTCCATTCCGTTCCATCATTTGGACTCAAGGCATAACAGAAAACCTATACAATAATTCTCAGTTTGTCAAGGTAGTAACACAAATAGAAAGAAATGTATGCTTTCCGGTCAAAACTAGAGTCGAAAATCACAAACCTCAACATTCTCCTTGTTGTGCATCCCAAAAACAGATCCCATAAGATGTGACAATGGGTGATTACCAAAGTCACTGCTTACATATCTGCAGATCAACAAAGTTGTTTCATACAGTTAGAATAGTAGTAGAGACCTAATGAAATCATATTGCGTAACAAAGAATTGATACAGTCAAAACATACCCAACTCTAAGTCTCTCGAATCCACCATTACACTTTATGGGAATTGGAGTAGGATGGTTGAAGGCAGTCAATCCAAACCGGGATGCAATTATGGAGCACTGTGCAGCATATTTACGGCtgcataaaagaaaaagaaagtttaAATGAGAAGAAATAGTTCCTACACACTGCTTACCAACTATTAGCAACAATAATAACCATACGAGACCATACCTAATATCAAGTGCAAGCATTGGATCAATAGGATATGCTATTGCGTGGAAAGGCTGCACACTAGGCAAGAGAGACATCTGAAATAAAAGGAAAGTAGGTCATACCTAGATATAGATATGAGGGTATAAAAGGTAAATTTTCATCACATGAGAACTGACATTGATCTGCCTCCTGATAATCCCTTCAACTTCAGCGAACATTTTATCACGGTCCTCCCAACTGCACACACACTGGAACAAATAATTGAATTAAATTAGTTAAATGGAAACAGAAAAGTAGTATAAGGCATTATGTCTAATTCATCCATGCTCCAAGTGCAGTCTTTACAAAAAAGGACATGTCGGTCAAATTGATTTATGTACTACAAATAAATGAACATAAAGGCACTTTTTAGTCGTGAATTAGAGCTTCAAAAACGGCCGGAGCATATTTCAACAGGTTAATGCACTAAGTACATAGTATAATAAGTAATTAATTCAATCAGATTCTACATCCGCATTTAATTGAAACATTTGTTAAGAGGAAGACAATGACCACATAAACCTTGCACATTGGACGAGCTTCTAAGAGCATACATAGCACAGAAGACAGACATGCCTAACCGATTGAACACAAGCAAGTATGCACACCGATAACTTTTTCATCTGCCGAACCTTAAGGGATGTTGTCATTCTTAAAATAGGGAATTACTAAATGCACTCCTATTTATCATATTGTACTTCCAGATCAATCACTTTTAATGTTGAAAAGAAACGACAAAGAACACAATATTATATGTCAGTCTCATTTCAACAAGCATTTGGGCAAATCTCTAAACCAGTTGCAAAACCAAAttaagactataaacattagcTGGTCCAGGAACAGATAATACCTGTAACGTATGTAAAAGATTACAAGTTGCCTCTGGAAAGTCCGGTCGAAGATGTAATGCCTGTTTGTAGCTCTTAATAGCAGCCTCCACATGTCCACTGCAACAGATATGTACTGGAGAAACTATAATTCCACTCAAATGGTTTTGACTCCACCACCCCTTAAAAAATGAAATGCTACAAGTGGAGTTTGTTGGGCCCTGACTAATAAATATGTGCCTCTTCCAGAGGCATTAAATCTAatcatttggaaagaaaatttgtAACAAAATCCTTTTGATTGAATTATAGGGTGACTTTCCTCAGGGTAGTCCAGTTAGGGTTAGGGTAAAACAGATTCTCAGAATCAGAGAGCTAATTAGTAGGATTCATGCTCTGTAGCTACATAAACAACAGAAAGAACAGAAAAGCATACCTATCCTTGTAAGCTGAAGCCAAGTTTGCATGAGCTTCT
Above is a genomic segment from Rosa chinensis cultivar Old Blush chromosome 3, RchiOBHm-V2, whole genome shotgun sequence containing:
- the LOC112192095 gene encoding probable UDP-N-acetylglucosamine--peptide N-acetylglucosaminyltransferase SEC isoform X1 translates to MMTVHGEARLPQAVASRAQFGVESFKPEPSSLSLVSFKPPDSHEVDEDAHLAIAHQMYKSGNYKEALERSNIVYERNPIRTDNLLLLGAIYYQLHDFDMCIAKNEEALRIEPHFAECYGNMANAWKEKGNSDLAIRYYLIAIELRPNFCDAWSNLASAYMRKGRLEEAAQCCHQALQLNPHLVDAHSNLGNLMKARGLVQEAYSCYLEALRIQPNFAIAWSNLAGLFMESGDLNRALQYYKEAVKLKPAFPDAYLNLGNVYKALGLPQEAIVCYQRALQTRPNYAMAFGNLASTYYEQGQLDLAVLHYKQAIACDPRFLEAYNNLGNALKDIGRVDEAIQCYNQCLTLQPNHPQALTNLGNIYMEWNMVAAAASYYKATLTVTTGLSAPFNNLAIIYKQQGNYADAISCYNEVLRIDPLAADGLVNRGNTYKEIGRVSEAIQDYIHAISVRPTMAEAHANLASAYKDSGHVEAAIKSYKQALHLRPDFPEATCNLLHTLQCVCSWEDRDKMFAEVEGIIRRQINMSLLPSVQPFHAIAYPIDPMLALDISRKYAAQCSIIASRFGLTAFNHPTPIPIKCNGGFERLRVGYVSSDFGNHPLSHLMGSVFGMHNKENVEVFCYALSPNDGTEWRQRTQSEAEHFVDVSSMTSDMIAKMINEDNIQILINLNGYTKGARNEIFAMQPAPVQVSYMGFPGTTGANYIDYLVTDEFVSPLRFSHIYSEKLVHLPHCYFVNDYKQKNLDVLDPNCRHKRSDYGLPEDKFIFATFNQLYKMDPEIFNTWCNILKRVPNSALWLLRFPAAGEMRLRTYAAAQGVQADQIIFTDVAMKGEHIRRSALADLFLDTPLCNAHTTGTDVLWAGLPMVTLPLEKMATRVAGSLCLATGLGEEMIVSSMKEYEEKAVSLALNPSKLQALTNKLKAVRMTCPLFDTTRWVRNLERAYFKMWNLHCSGQRPQHFKVAENDLDFPYDR
- the LOC112192095 gene encoding probable UDP-N-acetylglucosamine--peptide N-acetylglucosaminyltransferase SEC isoform X2, whose product is MMTVHGEARLPQAVASRAQFGVESFKPEPSSLSLVSFKPPDSHEVDEDAHLAIAHQMYKSGNYKEALERSNIVYERNPIRTDNLLLLGAIYYQLHDFDMCIAKNEEALRIEPHFAECYGNMANAWKEKGNSDLAIRYYLIAIELRPNFCDAWSNLASAYMRKGRLEEAAQCCHQALQLNPHLAYSCYLEALRIQPNFAIAWSNLAGLFMESGDLNRALQYYKEAVKLKPAFPDAYLNLGNVYKALGLPQEAIVCYQRALQTRPNYAMAFGNLASTYYEQGQLDLAVLHYKQAIACDPRFLEAYNNLGNALKDIGRVDEAIQCYNQCLTLQPNHPQALTNLGNIYMEWNMVAAAASYYKATLTVTTGLSAPFNNLAIIYKQQGNYADAISCYNEVLRIDPLAADGLVNRGNTYKEIGRVSEAIQDYIHAISVRPTMAEAHANLASAYKDSGHVEAAIKSYKQALHLRPDFPEATCNLLHTLQCVCSWEDRDKMFAEVEGIIRRQINMSLLPSVQPFHAIAYPIDPMLALDISRKYAAQCSIIASRFGLTAFNHPTPIPIKCNGGFERLRVGYVSSDFGNHPLSHLMGSVFGMHNKENVEVFCYALSPNDGTEWRQRTQSEAEHFVDVSSMTSDMIAKMINEDNIQILINLNGYTKGARNEIFAMQPAPVQVSYMGFPGTTGANYIDYLVTDEFVSPLRFSHIYSEKLVHLPHCYFVNDYKQKNLDVLDPNCRHKRSDYGLPEDKFIFATFNQLYKMDPEIFNTWCNILKRVPNSALWLLRFPAAGEMRLRTYAAAQGVQADQIIFTDVAMKGEHIRRSALADLFLDTPLCNAHTTGTDVLWAGLPMVTLPLEKMATRVAGSLCLATGLGEEMIVSSMKEYEEKAVSLALNPSKLQALTNKLKAVRMTCPLFDTTRWVRNLERAYFKMWNLHCSGQRPQHFKVAENDLDFPYDR
- the LOC112192095 gene encoding probable UDP-N-acetylglucosamine--peptide N-acetylglucosaminyltransferase SEC isoform X3; this translates as MKWMRMRIWLLLTKCTSPATIKRPWSVAISYMRGIQFELITSFFWVQYIISCMTLICVLPRMKKPFELNHILLSVMATWPMLGRGVMLLIQEKGNSDLAIRYYLIAIELRPNFCDAWSNLASAYMRKGRLEEAAQCCHQALQLNPHLVDAHSNLGNLMKARGLVQEAYSCYLEALRIQPNFAIAWSNLAGLFMESGDLNRALQYYKEAVKLKPAFPDAYLNLGNVYKALGLPQEAIVCYQRALQTRPNYAMAFGNLASTYYEQGQLDLAVLHYKQAIACDPRFLEAYNNLGNALKDIGRVDEAIQCYNQCLTLQPNHPQALTNLGNIYMEWNMVAAAASYYKATLTVTTGLSAPFNNLAIIYKQQGNYADAISCYNEVLRIDPLAADGLVNRGNTYKEIGRVSEAIQDYIHAISVRPTMAEAHANLASAYKDSGHVEAAIKSYKQALHLRPDFPEATCNLLHTLQCVCSWEDRDKMFAEVEGIIRRQINMSLLPSVQPFHAIAYPIDPMLALDISRKYAAQCSIIASRFGLTAFNHPTPIPIKCNGGFERLRVGYVSSDFGNHPLSHLMGSVFGMHNKENVEVFCYALSPNDGTEWRQRTQSEAEHFVDVSSMTSDMIAKMINEDNIQILINLNGYTKGARNEIFAMQPAPVQVSYMGFPGTTGANYIDYLVTDEFVSPLRFSHIYSEKLVHLPHCYFVNDYKQKNLDVLDPNCRHKRSDYGLPEDKFIFATFNQLYKMDPEIFNTWCNILKRVPNSALWLLRFPAAGEMRLRTYAAAQGVQADQIIFTDVAMKGEHIRRSALADLFLDTPLCNAHTTGTDVLWAGLPMVTLPLEKMATRVAGSLCLATGLGEEMIVSSMKEYEEKAVSLALNPSKLQALTNKLKAVRMTCPLFDTTRWVRNLERAYFKMWNLHCSGQRPQHFKVAENDLDFPYDR